A window of the Brassica oleracea var. oleracea cultivar TO1000 chromosome C1, BOL, whole genome shotgun sequence genome harbors these coding sequences:
- the LOC106295983 gene encoding bidirectional sugar transporter SWEET14-like, producing the protein MALNVLAFTFGIMGNIISFIVFLAPVPTFVRICKKKSIEGFQSLPYVSALFSATLWIYYAMQKDGSGLLLITINAVGCFIETIYIVLFITYANKKARISTLKVLGLLNFLGFAAIILVCELLTKASNREKVLGGICVGFSVCVFAAPLSIMRVVIRTRSVEFMPFSLSLFLTLSAITWLFYGLAIKDFYVALPNIMGAFLGAVQMILYVIYKYYKAPKTDDTEKPKTVPDHSIDMVKLASTPVPGELTVHPQTHGGGDLEGQMEKKVANQFQT; encoded by the exons ATGGCTCTAAACGTATTGGCGTTTACATTTGGAATTATGG GCAACATCATATCGTTCATCGTTTTCTTGGCACCAGT TCCAACTTTCGTTAGGATCTGCAAGAAAAAATCGATAGAAGGTTTTCAGTCACTTCCCTATGTGTCAGCGCTCTTTAGCGCGACGCTATGGATATATTACGCTATGCAGAAAGATGGATCAGGCTTACTTCTGATAACCATAAACGCCGTGGGATGCTTCATCGAAACCATTTACATCGTCCTCTTCATTACCTATGCTAACAAGAAAGCTAGA ATATCAACTTTGAAGGTTCTTGGGCTCTTGAACTTCTTGGGTTTTGCCGCTATTATCCTTGTCTGTGAGCTCTTGACCAAAGCATCTAACCGTGAGAAGGTCCTTGGAGGGATTTGCGTCGGATTTTCCGTTTGTGTCTTCGCAGCTCCTTTGAGCATCATG AGAGTGGTGATACGAACAAGAAGTGTGGAGTTTATGCCCTTTTCTCTATCATTGTTTCTTACACTCAGCGCCATTACGTGGCTCTTCTACGGTCTTGCTATCAAAGACTTCTACGTTGCA CTTCCAAACATTATGGGTGCGTTTCTCGGAGCAGTTCAAATGATTCTCTACGTCATATACAAGTACTACAAAGCTCCAAAAACTGATGACACGGAGAAACCCAAAACGGTGCCGGATCATTCAATCGATATGGTCAAGCTTGCATCAACTCCAGTTCCCGGTGAGTTGACGGTTCATCCTCAAACTCATGGTGGTGGTGATTTGGAGGGTCAGATGGAAAAGAAAGTGGCAAACCAATTCCAAACCTAA